One genomic region from Streptomyces venezuelae encodes:
- the pgl gene encoding 6-phosphogluconolactonase, which produces MSTPQLVVHRDKELMAQAAAARLITKIVDAQAARGSASVVLTGGRNGNGLLAALGTAPARDAIDWSRLDLWWGDERFLPEGDPERNVTQAREALLDRVPLDPARVHAMPASDGPYGSDVDAAAAAYAEELAAAAGPGPFRSAAATAGGGVPTFDVLMLGVGPDTHVASLFPELPAVRETERTVVGVHGAPKPPPLRVSLTLPAIRAAKEVWLLAAGEDKAKAAAIALSGAGEVQAPAAGAYGRSRTLWLLDAAAASELPRSLYPPASA; this is translated from the coding sequence GTGAGCACCCCCCAGCTGGTCGTCCACCGTGACAAGGAGCTGATGGCGCAGGCCGCCGCGGCCCGGCTGATCACGAAGATCGTCGACGCCCAGGCCGCCCGCGGCTCCGCCTCGGTGGTGCTGACCGGCGGACGCAACGGCAACGGTCTGCTGGCGGCGCTCGGTACGGCGCCCGCGCGGGACGCGATCGACTGGTCGCGGCTCGACCTGTGGTGGGGCGACGAGCGCTTCCTGCCCGAGGGCGATCCCGAGCGGAATGTCACCCAGGCCCGCGAGGCGCTGCTCGACCGGGTCCCGCTCGACCCGGCGCGGGTGCACGCCATGCCGGCCTCGGACGGTCCGTACGGCTCCGATGTCGACGCGGCCGCCGCCGCGTACGCGGAGGAGCTGGCCGCCGCCGCGGGTCCCGGTCCGTTTCGATCAGCGGCTGCCACCGCGGGCGGCGGGGTGCCGACCTTCGACGTGCTGATGCTGGGCGTCGGCCCGGACACGCACGTGGCCTCGCTCTTCCCCGAGCTGCCGGCGGTCCGCGAGACCGAGCGGACGGTGGTCGGGGTGCACGGCGCTCCCAAGCCGCCGCCGCTCCGGGTCTCCCTGACGCTGCCCGCGATCAGGGCGGCCAAGGAGGTCTGGCTGCTCGCGGCCGGCGAGGACAAGGCGAAGGCCGCGGCCATCGCGCTGTCGGGCGCGGGCGAGGTGCAGGCCCCCGCGGCGGGCGCCTACGGCCGCTCGCGCACGCTGTGGCTGCTCGACGCCGCGGCCGCCTCGGAACTCCCGCGGAGCCTGTACCCGCCGGCTTCCGCCTGA
- the tal gene encoding transaldolase, which produces MTDALKRLSDEGVAIWLDDLSRQRITSGNLAELIDQSHVVGVTTNPSIFQKAISEGHGYDQQLADLAARKVTVDEAIRMITTADVRDAADILRPVFEATDGQDGRVSIEVDPRLAHETVATIAEAKQLAWLVDRPNTLIKIPATKAGLPAITEVIGLGISVNVTLIFSLERYRAVMDAYLAGLEKARERGLDLSKIHSVASFFVSRVDSEIDKRLDGIGTDEAKALKGKAALANARLAYEAYEEVFSSDRWSALDKAQANKQRPLWASTGVKDPAYKDTLYVVDLVAPGTVNTMPEATLEATADHGEVAGDTVRGTYDRSREELAAIAKLGISYDEVVQLLEDEGVEKFEASWNDLLKSTEAELSRLAPSEA; this is translated from the coding sequence ATGACAGACGCTCTCAAGCGCCTCTCCGACGAAGGCGTCGCGATCTGGCTGGACGACCTCTCGCGTCAGCGGATCACGTCCGGCAACCTGGCCGAGCTCATCGACCAGAGCCACGTGGTCGGTGTGACGACGAACCCGTCCATCTTCCAGAAGGCGATCTCCGAGGGGCACGGCTACGACCAGCAGCTCGCCGACCTCGCCGCCCGCAAGGTGACCGTCGACGAGGCCATCCGCATGATCACGACGGCGGACGTCCGCGACGCCGCCGACATCCTGCGGCCGGTCTTCGAGGCGACCGACGGCCAGGACGGCCGGGTCTCCATCGAGGTCGACCCCCGTCTTGCCCACGAGACGGTCGCCACCATCGCCGAGGCCAAGCAGCTGGCCTGGCTGGTGGACCGCCCCAACACCCTGATCAAGATTCCGGCCACCAAGGCGGGTCTGCCGGCGATCACCGAGGTCATCGGCCTCGGCATCAGCGTCAACGTGACGCTGATCTTCTCGCTGGAGCGCTACCGCGCGGTCATGGACGCCTACCTGGCGGGTCTCGAGAAGGCCCGCGAGCGCGGCCTCGACCTGTCGAAGATCCACTCCGTGGCGTCCTTCTTCGTGTCCCGCGTGGACTCGGAGATCGACAAGCGCCTGGACGGCATCGGCACCGACGAGGCGAAGGCGCTCAAGGGCAAGGCCGCCCTGGCCAACGCCCGCCTGGCCTACGAGGCGTACGAGGAGGTCTTCTCCTCCGACCGATGGAGCGCCCTGGACAAGGCGCAGGCCAACAAGCAGCGTCCGCTGTGGGCCTCGACCGGCGTCAAGGACCCGGCGTACAAGGACACGCTGTACGTCGTGGACCTGGTCGCCCCCGGCACGGTCAACACCATGCCGGAGGCCACCCTGGAGGCCACCGCCGACCACGGCGAGGTCGCCGGTGACACCGTGCGCGGCACGTACGACCGGTCCCGTGAGGAGCTGGCGGCCATCGCGAAGCTGGGCATCAGCTACGACGAGGTCGTGCAGCTCCTGGAGGACGAGGGCGTCGAGAAGTTCGAGGCGTCCTGGAACGACCTTCTCAAGTCCACCGAGGCGGAGCTCTCGCGCCTCGCACCTTCGGAGGCGTAA
- a CDS encoding heme o synthase, whose amino-acid sequence MTAVESRPAGVVLTPSPGGHRPFGARVKAYVALTKPRIIELLLITTVPVMFLAEQGVPNLWLVLATCFGGYLSAGGANALNMYIDRDIDALMDRTSQRPLVTGVLTPREGLVFGLSLAVISTLWFGLLVNWLSAALSLGALLFYVVIYTMILKRRTAQNIVWGGIAGCLPVLIGWSAVTNSMSWAAIILFLVIFFWTPPHYWPLSMKVKDDYARAGVPMLPVLASNKVVAKQIVAYSWVMVAVSLLLTPLGYTGWFYTAVALLTGGWWLWEAHGLLNRAKSGATGAKLKEMRLFHWSITYVSLLFVAVAVDPFLR is encoded by the coding sequence GTGACGGCCGTCGAGTCCCGACCCGCAGGGGTCGTCTTGACTCCCAGCCCGGGGGGCCATCGGCCGTTCGGGGCCCGCGTCAAGGCATACGTGGCGCTGACCAAGCCGCGGATCATCGAACTGCTGCTCATCACCACTGTTCCGGTGATGTTCCTCGCCGAACAGGGCGTGCCGAACCTGTGGCTGGTACTCGCCACCTGCTTCGGCGGCTACCTGTCCGCGGGCGGCGCCAACGCGCTGAACATGTACATCGACCGCGACATCGACGCCCTGATGGACCGGACCTCGCAGCGTCCGCTCGTCACCGGCGTGCTCACGCCGCGTGAGGGCCTCGTCTTCGGCCTCAGCCTCGCGGTGATCTCCACGCTCTGGTTCGGCCTGCTGGTCAACTGGCTCTCCGCGGCGCTCTCGCTCGGCGCGCTCCTCTTCTACGTGGTCATCTACACGATGATCCTCAAGCGGCGGACCGCGCAGAACATCGTCTGGGGCGGCATCGCCGGCTGCCTGCCGGTCCTCATCGGCTGGTCGGCCGTGACCAACTCGATGTCGTGGGCCGCGATCATCCTCTTCCTCGTCATCTTCTTCTGGACGCCGCCGCACTACTGGCCGCTGTCGATGAAGGTGAAGGACGACTACGCCCGCGCCGGCGTGCCGATGCTCCCGGTCCTCGCCTCCAACAAGGTCGTGGCCAAGCAGATCGTCGCCTACAGCTGGGTGATGGTCGCCGTCTCGCTGCTCCTCACCCCGCTCGGCTACACCGGCTGGTTCTACACGGCCGTCGCGCTGCTCACCGGCGGCTGGTGGCTGTGGGAGGCGCACGGGCTGCTCAACCGCGCGAAGTCGGGAGCGACCGGCGCGAAGCTCAAGGAGATGCGCCTCTTCCACTGGTCCATCACCTATGTCTCGCTGCTCTTCGTGGCGGTCGCGGTGGATCCCTTCCTCCGCTAG
- the opcA gene encoding glucose-6-phosphate dehydrogenase assembly protein OpcA — translation MKTDLTDTTSSKINKALVLGRRAIGTPAVGMVLTLVIVTDEENAYDALKAANEASREHPSRTLVVIKRVSRSPRDRAKARLDAEVRLGADASTGETVVLRLYGEVVDHAQSVVLPLLLPDAPVVVWWPVNAPTDPANDPLGALAQRRVTDTYAAEQPIQELTARAETYTPGDTDLSWTRITPWRSMLAAALDQVVCEVTSAEVEGEEFNPSVELLAMWLADRLKVPVRRSKSTGPGLTSVRMETSSGPIVLDRPDGSLATLSIQGQPDRGVALKRRETAELIAEELRRLDPDDTYATALKFGLERLDEEAATVAPEPAPESGPESTAEAVVESAPAPAKPASKKAPARKAAAK, via the coding sequence ATGAAGACCGACCTGACGGACACCACGTCCTCCAAGATCAACAAGGCGCTGGTGCTCGGGCGGCGGGCGATCGGCACGCCGGCCGTCGGCATGGTGCTCACCCTCGTCATCGTCACCGACGAGGAGAACGCCTACGACGCGCTGAAGGCGGCCAACGAGGCGTCCCGCGAGCACCCCTCGCGGACCCTCGTCGTCATCAAGCGGGTCTCGCGCTCCCCGCGGGACCGTGCCAAGGCGCGGCTCGACGCCGAGGTCCGCCTCGGCGCCGACGCCAGCACCGGCGAAACGGTTGTCCTCCGGCTGTACGGCGAGGTCGTCGACCACGCCCAGTCGGTGGTGCTGCCGCTGCTCCTCCCGGACGCGCCCGTCGTCGTCTGGTGGCCGGTGAACGCGCCGACCGACCCGGCGAACGACCCGCTGGGCGCGCTCGCCCAGCGCCGGGTGACCGACACGTACGCCGCCGAGCAGCCCATCCAGGAGCTGACGGCGCGGGCGGAGACGTACACCCCGGGCGACACGGACCTCTCGTGGACCCGGATCACGCCGTGGCGCTCGATGCTCGCCGCCGCGCTCGACCAGGTCGTGTGCGAGGTCACCTCGGCCGAGGTCGAGGGCGAGGAGTTCAACCCGAGCGTCGAACTGCTCGCGATGTGGCTGGCCGACCGGCTGAAGGTGCCGGTGCGGCGCTCGAAGTCGACGGGGCCCGGTCTCACCTCCGTACGGATGGAGACCAGCTCCGGGCCGATCGTGCTGGACCGGCCGGACGGCTCGCTCGCGACGCTCTCCATCCAGGGTCAGCCCGACCGGGGCGTGGCGCTCAAGCGCCGCGAGACGGCCGAGCTGATCGCCGAGGAGCTGCGCCGGCTCGACCCGGACGACACCTACGCGACGGCGCTCAAGTTCGGTCTCGAACGGCTCGACGAGGAGGCGGCGACCGTCGCTCCGGAGCCCGCTCCCGAGTCCGGTCCCGAGTCCACGGCCGAGGCCGTCGTGGAGTCGGCCCCGGCTCCGGCGAAGCCTGCCTCCAAGAAGGCCCCGGCCAGGAAGGCGGCGGCCAAGTGA
- the tkt gene encoding transketolase: protein MSTKPTTTDLEWTELDQRAVDTARILAADAVQKVGNGHPGTAMSLAPAAYTLFQKVMRHDPADPEWVGRDRFVLSAGHSSLTLYTQLYLGGFGLELDDLKAFRTWGSKTPGHPEYGHTAAVETTTGPLGQGVANAVGMAMAARYERGLFDPEAAPGTSPFDHRIYAIAGDGCLQEGISAEASSLAGHQKLGNLILLWDDNHISIEGDTETAVSEDTMKRYEAYGWHVQRVEPKSNGDLDPAALYAAIRAAEAETERPSFIAMRSIIAWPAPNAQNTEASHGSALGDEEIAATKRVLGFDPEQTFEVTDEVIAHTRSLGDRGREDRAAWEKSLAEWRTANPERAAEFDRIQANELPAGWEEKLPVFEPGKGVATRAASGKVLQALGAVVPELWGGSADLAGSNNTTIDKTSSFLPEGNPLPEADKYGRTIHFGIREHSMAAEMNGIALHGNTRIYGGTFLVFSDYMRNAVRLSALMHLPVTYVWTHDSIGLGEDGPTHQPVEHLASLRAIPGLNVVRPADANETSIAWREIMKRHTKVFGKGAPHGLALTRQGVPTYAPNEDAAKGGYVLFEAEGGPAELVLIATGSEVHLAVEAREQLQAAGVPTRVVSMPSVEWFEEQDQAYKDSVLPPSVKARVAVEAGIGLTWHRYVGDAGRIVSLEHFGASADAKVLFREFGFTPEAIVAAARESLDAVAR from the coding sequence GTGAGCACTAAGCCGACCACCACAGACCTCGAGTGGACCGAATTGGACCAGCGGGCCGTCGACACCGCCCGCATCCTGGCCGCGGACGCCGTACAGAAGGTCGGCAACGGCCATCCCGGTACGGCGATGAGCCTGGCGCCCGCCGCGTACACCCTCTTCCAGAAGGTGATGCGGCACGACCCGGCCGACCCCGAGTGGGTCGGGCGCGACCGGTTCGTCCTCTCCGCCGGCCACTCGTCCCTGACCCTCTACACCCAGCTGTACCTGGGTGGCTTCGGTCTCGAGCTGGACGACCTGAAGGCCTTCCGCACCTGGGGCTCCAAGACCCCCGGTCACCCGGAGTACGGCCACACGGCCGCCGTCGAGACGACCACGGGCCCGCTGGGCCAGGGTGTCGCCAACGCCGTGGGCATGGCGATGGCCGCCCGCTACGAGCGCGGCCTGTTCGACCCGGAGGCCGCCCCCGGCACCTCGCCGTTCGACCACCGGATCTACGCGATCGCCGGTGACGGCTGCCTCCAGGAGGGCATCTCCGCCGAGGCGTCCTCGCTCGCCGGCCACCAGAAGCTCGGCAACCTGATCCTGCTGTGGGACGACAACCACATCTCGATCGAGGGCGACACCGAGACCGCCGTGTCCGAGGACACGATGAAGCGGTACGAGGCGTACGGCTGGCACGTCCAGCGTGTCGAGCCGAAGTCCAACGGCGACCTGGACCCGGCCGCGCTGTACGCGGCGATCCGCGCCGCCGAGGCCGAGACCGAGCGCCCGTCGTTCATCGCGATGCGCTCGATCATCGCCTGGCCCGCGCCGAACGCGCAGAACACCGAGGCCTCGCACGGCTCGGCGCTCGGCGACGAGGAGATCGCGGCCACCAAGCGCGTCCTGGGCTTCGACCCGGAGCAGACCTTCGAGGTCACCGACGAGGTCATCGCGCACACCCGCTCGCTCGGCGACCGGGGCCGTGAGGACCGCGCCGCCTGGGAGAAGTCGCTCGCCGAGTGGCGTACGGCCAACCCGGAGCGCGCCGCCGAGTTCGACCGCATCCAGGCGAACGAGCTGCCCGCCGGCTGGGAGGAGAAGCTCCCCGTCTTCGAGCCCGGCAAGGGTGTCGCCACCCGCGCGGCCTCGGGCAAGGTCCTCCAGGCGCTCGGCGCGGTCGTCCCGGAGCTGTGGGGCGGCTCGGCCGACCTGGCCGGCTCGAACAACACGACGATCGACAAGACCTCGTCGTTCCTGCCCGAGGGCAACCCGCTTCCGGAGGCCGACAAGTACGGCCGCACGATCCACTTCGGCATCCGCGAGCACTCGATGGCCGCCGAGATGAACGGCATCGCGCTGCACGGCAACACGCGGATCTACGGCGGCACCTTCCTGGTGTTCTCCGACTACATGCGCAACGCCGTGCGTCTGTCGGCCCTGATGCACCTGCCGGTGACGTACGTCTGGACGCACGACTCGATCGGTCTGGGCGAGGACGGCCCGACCCACCAGCCGGTGGAGCACCTCGCCTCGCTGCGCGCGATCCCGGGTCTGAACGTGGTCCGTCCGGCCGACGCCAACGAGACGTCGATCGCCTGGCGCGAGATCATGAAGCGGCACACCAAGGTCTTCGGCAAGGGCGCCCCGCACGGCCTCGCCCTCACCCGCCAGGGTGTGCCGACCTACGCGCCGAACGAGGACGCGGCGAAGGGCGGCTACGTGCTCTTCGAGGCCGAGGGCGGCCCCGCCGAGCTCGTGCTGATCGCGACCGGCTCCGAGGTGCACCTGGCCGTCGAGGCCCGCGAGCAGCTCCAGGCCGCCGGCGTCCCGACCCGGGTGGTCTCGATGCCCTCCGTCGAGTGGTTCGAGGAGCAGGACCAGGCGTACAAGGACTCCGTCCTGCCGCCGTCGGTCAAGGCCCGCGTCGCCGTCGAGGCCGGCATCGGTCTCACCTGGCACCGGTACGTCGGGGACGCCGGCCGGATCGTCTCGCTGGAGCACTTCGGTGCCTCGGCGGACGCGAAGGTCCTCTTCCGCGAGTTCGGGTTCACGCCGGAGGCGATCGTCGCCGCCGCGCGGGAATCTCTCGACGCCGTCGCGCGCTGA
- the zwf gene encoding glucose-6-phosphate dehydrogenase: protein MSAVHGANPLRDAADRRLPRIAGPSGLVIFGVTGDLSRKKLMPAVYDLANRGLLPPGFSLIGFARREWQDEDFAQEVYEAVKQHARTPFREEVWQQLIQGMRFVQGDFDDDEAFEKLKSTVEELDKAQGTGGNFAFYLSVPPKFFPLVVQQLKKHGLADQKNGSWRRAVIEKPFGHDLVSAKELNEVVHEVFPPDAVFRIDHYLGKETVQNILALRFANTLFEPIWNRSYVDHVQITMAEDIGIGGRAGYYDGIGAARDVIQNHLLQLLALTAMEEPASFDADALAAEKTKVLGAVKIPKDLGESTVRGQYAAGWQGGEKAVGYLQEDGIDPQSKTDTYAAVKLEIDNRRWAGVPFYLRTGKRLGRRVTEIAVVFQRAPHSPFDHTATEELGRNAIVIRVQPDEGVTMRFGSKVPGTQMEIRDVSMDFAYGESFTESSPEAYERLILDVLLGDSNLFPRVEEVELSWKILDPIEQFWDKHGKPAQYQSGTWGPVEADEMLARDGRSWRRP, encoded by the coding sequence TTGAGCGCAGTCCACGGAGCCAACCCGCTCCGTGACGCCGCAGACCGACGGCTCCCGCGTATCGCGGGGCCGTCGGGTCTGGTGATCTTCGGCGTCACGGGCGATTTGTCCCGTAAGAAGCTGATGCCTGCCGTCTACGACTTGGCCAACCGCGGCCTGCTGCCGCCGGGCTTCTCGCTCATCGGCTTCGCCCGCCGCGAGTGGCAGGACGAGGACTTCGCGCAGGAGGTCTACGAGGCCGTCAAGCAGCACGCGCGCACCCCGTTCCGCGAGGAGGTGTGGCAGCAGCTGATCCAGGGCATGCGGTTCGTCCAGGGCGACTTCGACGACGACGAGGCCTTCGAGAAGCTGAAGTCCACCGTCGAGGAGCTGGACAAGGCGCAGGGCACCGGCGGCAACTTCGCCTTCTACCTCTCCGTGCCGCCGAAGTTCTTCCCGCTGGTGGTCCAGCAGCTGAAGAAGCACGGCCTGGCCGACCAGAAGAACGGCTCCTGGCGCCGTGCGGTCATCGAGAAGCCCTTCGGCCACGACCTGGTCTCCGCCAAGGAGCTCAACGAGGTCGTCCACGAGGTCTTCCCGCCCGATGCGGTCTTCCGTATCGACCACTACCTCGGCAAGGAGACCGTCCAGAACATCCTGGCGCTCCGCTTCGCCAACACCCTCTTCGAGCCGATCTGGAACCGGTCGTACGTCGACCACGTGCAGATCACCATGGCCGAGGACATCGGCATCGGCGGCCGGGCCGGGTACTACGACGGCATCGGCGCCGCCCGTGACGTCATCCAGAACCACCTGCTCCAGCTGCTCGCGCTGACCGCGATGGAGGAGCCCGCCTCCTTCGACGCCGACGCGCTCGCCGCCGAGAAGACCAAGGTCCTCGGCGCGGTGAAGATCCCCAAGGACCTGGGCGAGTCCACGGTCCGCGGCCAGTACGCGGCCGGGTGGCAGGGCGGCGAGAAGGCCGTCGGCTACCTCCAGGAAGACGGCATCGACCCCCAGTCGAAGACCGACACCTACGCGGCCGTGAAGCTGGAGATCGACAACCGCCGCTGGGCGGGCGTCCCCTTCTACCTCCGTACGGGCAAGCGCCTCGGCCGCCGCGTCACCGAGATCGCGGTCGTCTTCCAGCGCGCCCCGCACTCCCCCTTCGACCACACCGCGACCGAGGAGCTCGGGCGGAACGCCATCGTGATCCGGGTCCAGCCGGACGAGGGCGTGACGATGCGGTTCGGCTCCAAGGTGCCCGGCACCCAGATGGAGATCCGGGACGTGTCGATGGACTTCGCGTACGGCGAGTCCTTCACGGAGTCCAGCCCCGAGGCGTACGAGCGGCTCATCCTCGACGTCCTGCTCGGCGACTCGAACCTCTTCCCGCGCGTCGAGGAGGTCGAGCTGTCCTGGAAGATCCTCGACCCGATCGAGCAGTTCTGGGACAAGCACGGCAAGCCCGCGCAGTACCAGTCCGGGACGTGGGGTCCGGTCGAGGCGGACGAGATGCTCGCACGAGACGGACGGAGCTGGCGCAGGCCATGA